Proteins co-encoded in one Euleptes europaea isolate rEulEur1 chromosome 1, rEulEur1.hap1, whole genome shotgun sequence genomic window:
- the LOC130487635 gene encoding NACHT, LRR and PYD domains-containing protein 3-like: MASRGATVQDLLLDALEDLGQEEFEKLKFKLRTAAAPGGKNIPLGRLEKAKREELVELLVEFYEDKAVALIVTIFEDIGLKYNASKLSEVFGKQVQGYKRKYAETVVENYQLIEDRNSLLGESSPLNARFIELLMIRDHRPQKQREHELASTGRRHLEILEKHTSEYSSTAIENLFEPDESKVTPRTVVLQGPAGIGKSMTVQKIMLDWAAGELYQDMFDYVFCIRCRELSQMEEAKSLADLVIEQCQDMSAPVKEILALPEKLLFIIDGFDELCFSLQPEDGHFCSNPSSKMTMEGILSNLLRKELLPKSYLLVTTRPGAAERLQRYVKFPRFAEILGFSEKGRREYFFKFFKDEGKANMALRLIENTTAVSTICFIPMVCCIICSVIKVELETENEIADTLDTTTKVFVQFSHSLLKNDSKKRKKSLLDDFRNLCSLARVGILEQKILFEEDDLKKHNLAVSDLKDLFLDRRTFRRGIGLHSLYSFLHLCFQEFCASLFYILPDEKKGAPDDNEMDLKKLLDVCEKPGNEHLTLTVRFIFGLSNEKVRAILEEALECKTSDLVKPLLLQRVEEVAVEDPPREGSCLLNFFHCLFESQEAEFARRVMHRFQTINISFKTLSVLDCRVLAFCLQHSTIQDHSIDLTFCRLKTHHMKALAPGIKNCTVLEFGSNKLGNSGVNILCTVLKELDCNVNTLNLDENYLTHACAQELCATLSTSKTLYSLNLNDNSFSEATVPFIVNLLKTCTSLSVLYLNRNGFGDKGRKRLKQQVKKIELERPFWLWL; encoded by the exons ATGGCATCCAGAGGAGCAACGGTGCAGGACCTCCTTCTAGATGCTCTGGAAGACCTTGGTCAAGAAGagtttgagaaattgaaattcaaGCTACGTACAGCTGCTGCTCCTGGAGGCAAAAATATTCCACTTGGACGGCTAGAGAAGGCAAAACGGGAGGAGCTGGTGGAACTTCTGGTTGAGTTCTATGAGGACAAGGCTGTTGCCCTGATTGTGACCATCTTTGAGGACATTGGTCTCAAGTACAATGCCTCAAAACTCAGTGAGG TGTTTGGGAAGCAAGTTCAAG GTTACAAAAGGAAGTATGCTGAGACTGTGGTGGAAAACTACCAGCTGATAGAGGACAGAAATAGTTTGCTTGGTGAGAGCAGCCCTTTAAATGCACGGTTCATAGAGCTGCTTATGATTAGGGACCATCGGCCTCAGAAGCAGAGGGAGCACGAGTTAGCTTCTACCGGCAGGAGGCACCTGGAGATCCTGGAAAAACATACTTCTGAGTATTCATCAACTGCCATTgaaaacctttttgaacctgatgAATCTAAAGTAACCCCAAGAACAGTAGTGCTCCAGGGACCTGCAGGGATTGGCAAATCAATGACCGTGCAAAAGATCATGCTGGACTGGGCTGCTGGGGAGCTCTACCAGGACATGTTTGACTATGTATTCTGCATTCGCTGCCGAGAACTGAGCCAAATGGAAGAAGCCAAAAGTCTGGCTGACCTTGTTATAGAACAGTGTCAGGACATGTCTGCTCCAGTGAAAGAGATCTTAGCCCTCCCTGAAAAACTGCTTTTTATCATTGATGGCTTTGATGAGCTTTGTTTCTCCTTACAGCCTGAAGATGGTCATTTCTGTTCCAATCCTTCTTCAAAGATGACCATGGAAGGTATTCTGAGCAACCTGCTGAGGAAGGAGCTGTTGCCCAAATCCTATCTGTTAGTCACCACAAGGCCCGGTGCGGCAGAGAGACTACAAAGATATGTGAAGTTCCCCAGATTCGCTGAAATCCTTGGATTCTCTGAAAAGGGTCGCCGGGAATATTTCTTCAAATTCTTTAAAGATGAGGGGAAAGCCAACATGGCACTGCGATTAATTGAAAATACCACTGCAGTGTCCACCATCTGCTTTATCCCCATGGTATGTTGCATCATCTGTTCTGTCATTAAAGTGGAACTGGAAACTGAGAATGAGATTGCAGACACACTGGATACCACAACCAAGGTCTTTGTGCAGTTTTCTCACAGTCTCCTTAAGAATgattccaaaaaaagaaagaagtccCTTCTGGATGATTTCAGGAATCTTTGTTCCTTAGCACGAGTAGGCATCCTAGAACAGAAAATCCTCTTTGAAGAAGATGACCTCAAGAAGCATAATTTGGCTGTGTCTGATCTCAAAGACCTGTTTCTAGACAGAAGAACATTCCGAAGGGGGATTGGCCTCCACAGCCTCTACAGTTTTCTCCATCTCTGCTTTCAGGAGTTTTGTGCTTCCCTGTTTTATATTCTACCAGATGAGAAAAAGGGAGCCCCAGATGATAATGAGATGGACCTGAAGAAGCTCTTAGATGTATGTGAAAAGCCAGGCAATGAGCATCTGACATTAACTGTACGCTTCATATTTGGCCTGAGCAATGAAAAGGTGCGAGCCATCCTGGAGGAAGCCTTGGAGTGTAAGACATCTGACCTTGTCAAGCCTCTCTTATTGCAGAGAGTAGAAGAAGTGGCTGTTGAGGATCCTCCTCGAGAAGGTTCTTGCCTGCTGAATTTTTTCCACTGTCTGTTTGAGAGCCAGGAAGCTGAATTTGCAAGGCGCGTGATGCATCGTTTCCAGACTATTAACATTTCTTTCAAGACGCTCTCAGTATTGGACTGCAGGGTTCTGGCATTCTGCTTGCAGCACAGCACAATCCAAGATCACTCCATTGATCTAACCTTTTGCAGACTGAAGACTCATCACATGAAAGCTTTGGCCCCAGGAATAAAAAACTGTACAGTTTTAGA atttGGAAGCAACAAACTTGGAAACTCAGGAGTGAATATTCTCTGCACCGTTCTGAAGGAATTAGATTGTAATGTGAATACCCTGAA TCTTGATGAGAACTACCTCACTCATGCCTGTGCCCAAGAACTTTGTGCTACTCTCAGCACTAGCAAAACACTCTACAGTCTAAACCTTAATGATAACTCCTTCTCAGAGGCAACTGTGCCATTCATCGTAAACCTCCTGAAGACTTGTACGAGCCTGTCTGTTTTATA tTTGAATAGAAATGGATTTGGTGACAAAGGAAGAAAACGCCTGAAACAGCAAGTGAAAAAGATTGAGTTGGAACGTCCATTTTGGTTGTGGCTGTGA